One genomic window of Haemorhous mexicanus isolate bHaeMex1 chromosome 17, bHaeMex1.pri, whole genome shotgun sequence includes the following:
- the BUD31 gene encoding protein BUD31 homolog, whose amino-acid sequence MPKVKRSRKPPPDGWELIEPTLDELDQKMREAETEPHEGKRKVESLWPIFRIHHQKTRYIFDLFYKRKAISRELYEYCIKEGYADKNLIAKWKKQGYENLCCLRCIQTRDTNFGTNCICRVPKSKLEVGRIIECTHCGCRGCSG is encoded by the exons ATGCCCAAAGtgaagaggagcaggaagcCTCCCCCGGATGGCTGGGAGCTGATCGAGCCTACGCTGGACGAGCTGGACCAGAAGATGAGAGAAG ctgaGACAGAGCCACatgaagggaagaggaaagtgGAGTCCCTCTGGCCCATCTTCAGGATCCACCACCAGAAAACACGTTACATCTTTGATCTCTTCTACAAGAGGAAAGCAATCAGCAGag AGCTCTATGAGTACTGCATCAAGGAGGGCTATGCTGACAAAAACCTGATTGCCAAGTGGAAGAAGCAGGGCTATGAGAACCTCTGCTGCCTGCGCTGCATCCAGACTCGGGACACCAACTTTGGCACCAACTGCATCTGCAGGGTCCCCAAAAGCAAGCTGGAAGTG ggCAGAATCATTGAGTGCACTCACTGTGGatgcagaggctgctctgggtga